In the Gemmatimonadota bacterium genome, one interval contains:
- a CDS encoding OFA family MFS transporter, whose translation MALLSFLDRDRTIAPAGFSRWRVPPAALAIHLAIGQAYAFSVFNLPLSTLKGITSRAPGDWALTTIGWIFSVAIVFLGLSAFTFGRWLEQAGPRKAMFASAACFGGGFLVAALGVQLHEFWLVVLGYGVIGGIGLGLGYISPVSTLIKWFPDRPGMATGMAIMGFGGGAMIGSPLAVALMERFRTPTSMGVTETFVVMGIAYFVFMMFGAFTVRLPAPGWAPSLPRGEGALRRAPVAAGGDVHVDRAIRTPQFWLLWAVLCLNVTAGIGVLGQASPMIQEMFPGTIGAGAAAGFVGLLSLANMAGRFAWSSASDHLGRKRTYMIYFALGAVLYASVPATGRAGSVVLFVGFYAVIMSMYGGGFATIPAYLRDEFGTMHVGAIHGRLLTAWSLAGVAGPVLVNYLREYQIGRGVAPRDAYSVTMYLMAALLVLGFAANWFVRPVGAEHHFARGAGRDPVPLREGRH comes from the coding sequence ATGGCGCTCCTCTCCTTCCTCGATCGCGACCGTACCATCGCGCCCGCCGGCTTCTCGCGGTGGCGCGTCCCCCCGGCGGCGCTGGCGATCCACCTCGCCATCGGGCAGGCGTACGCGTTCAGCGTCTTCAACCTTCCGCTGTCGACGCTCAAGGGGATCACGTCGCGCGCGCCCGGCGACTGGGCGTTGACGACCATCGGCTGGATCTTCTCCGTCGCGATCGTCTTCCTCGGGCTCTCGGCCTTCACCTTCGGGCGATGGTTGGAGCAGGCCGGGCCGCGCAAAGCGATGTTTGCGTCGGCGGCGTGCTTCGGCGGCGGTTTCCTCGTCGCGGCGCTCGGCGTGCAGCTGCACGAGTTCTGGCTCGTGGTGCTGGGCTACGGCGTGATTGGCGGGATCGGGCTGGGGCTTGGCTACATCTCCCCGGTGTCGACGCTGATCAAGTGGTTCCCCGACCGGCCGGGAATGGCGACCGGGATGGCGATCATGGGATTCGGTGGTGGGGCGATGATCGGCTCGCCGCTGGCGGTGGCGCTGATGGAGCGATTCAGGACCCCGACGTCGATGGGGGTGACCGAGACCTTCGTGGTGATGGGGATCGCCTACTTCGTCTTCATGATGTTCGGGGCCTTCACCGTGCGGCTCCCCGCACCGGGGTGGGCGCCGTCCCTTCCGCGGGGCGAGGGGGCGCTCCGGCGCGCGCCGGTTGCGGCTGGCGGTGACGTGCACGTCGATCGCGCGATCCGCACGCCGCAGTTCTGGTTGTTGTGGGCGGTGCTCTGCCTGAACGTCACTGCGGGGATCGGCGTGTTGGGGCAGGCCTCGCCGATGATTCAGGAGATGTTCCCGGGGACAATCGGCGCCGGGGCTGCTGCTGGTTTCGTGGGGCTGTTGTCACTGGCGAACATGGCGGGACGCTTCGCCTGGTCCTCGGCGTCCGACCACCTGGGGCGCAAGCGGACGTACATGATCTACTTCGCCCTCGGCGCGGTGCTGTATGCGAGCGTTCCGGCGACCGGGCGCGCGGGATCGGTCGTCCTCTTCGTCGGCTTCTATGCGGTGATCATGAGCATGTACGGGGGCGGCTTCGCCACCATTCCGGCGTACTTGCGCGACGAGTTCGGGACGATGCACGTGGGGGCGATTCACGGTCGCTTGCTGACCGCGTGGTCGCTGGCGGGGGTGGCCGGGCCGGTGCTCGTGAACTACCTCCGCGAGTACCAGATCGGGCGTGGCGTGGCCCCCCGCGACGCGTACTCGGTCACGATGTACCTGATGGCGGCGCTGCTCGTGCTCGGCTTCGCGGCCAACTGGTTCGTGCGCCCCGTGGGGGCCGAGCATCACTTTGCGCGGGGGGCAGGGCGCGATCCTGTCCCGCTCCGTGAAGGGAGGCACTAA
- the dprA gene encoding DNA-protecting protein DprA, with protein sequence MRHRRRSTARTRPTTPTRIPLTPPTTLSTPDERAARAAPDERAAGAAPDERAAGAAQDERVAALAIAGIAGLGPVRITRLVADAGDVASALSRAVPDAREREALLARARAELADFARRGIDVVGIAESRYPAPVRDLEDAPPVLYALGALAHTVPPAVALVGSRQATAYGRQVARDFARRLASRGICVVSGLAAGIDAEAHAAALSAGGPTVAVQGTGVDVAYPRSNTALHARIAREGLVLSELAPGRPAHAGAFPRRNRIIAALADVVVVVEAGVRSGALITAQLGGELGRTVAAVPGPIDAEASRGANQLLRDGAQVIASFDDLLGLLALTRRGREGAAFATPTAVDDEVACRLPPDVRPDSPEGRVLAVLARGAQGTDDLVRACALSPRDVATALCHLEVHGEIAFDPSGMVRIVSRTAMAGR encoded by the coding sequence ATGCGGCACCGTCGTCGCTCGACCGCCCGGACGAGGCCGACCACACCGACGCGCATTCCTCTGACGCCGCCGACGACGCTGTCGACGCCTGACGAGCGCGCCGCACGCGCGGCGCCTGACGAGCGCGCCGCCGGGGCGGCGCCCGACGAGCGCGCCGCCGGGGCGGCGCAGGACGAGCGCGTGGCGGCGCTGGCGATCGCCGGCATCGCCGGGCTGGGGCCGGTGCGGATCACGCGGCTCGTCGCCGACGCTGGAGACGTCGCATCGGCGCTCAGCCGGGCCGTGCCCGACGCGCGCGAGCGAGAAGCGCTGCTCGCGCGGGCGCGCGCGGAGCTCGCCGACTTCGCACGGCGCGGCATCGACGTCGTCGGCATTGCCGAGTCGCGCTATCCGGCGCCGGTGCGCGACCTGGAGGATGCGCCCCCGGTCCTGTATGCGTTAGGCGCGCTCGCGCACACGGTGCCACCGGCGGTGGCGCTGGTGGGGTCGCGCCAGGCGACGGCGTATGGGCGGCAGGTGGCGCGTGACTTTGCCCGCCGCCTCGCATCCCGCGGGATCTGTGTGGTCAGCGGGTTGGCGGCGGGGATCGACGCCGAGGCACACGCCGCGGCCCTATCGGCCGGTGGACCAACCGTCGCGGTGCAGGGGACGGGGGTGGACGTTGCGTATCCGCGCAGCAACACCGCCCTGCATGCGCGCATCGCCCGCGAGGGACTCGTGCTCTCCGAGCTCGCACCGGGACGGCCGGCCCATGCCGGCGCCTTTCCTCGACGCAACCGCATCATCGCGGCACTCGCCGACGTGGTGGTCGTCGTGGAGGCCGGGGTGCGCTCGGGGGCGTTGATCACCGCGCAGTTAGGCGGGGAACTCGGACGCACGGTCGCGGCCGTGCCCGGGCCGATCGATGCGGAGGCGTCGCGCGGGGCCAACCAGCTTCTCCGCGACGGTGCGCAGGTCATCGCCTCGTTCGACGATCTGCTCGGACTGCTGGCGCTCACGCGGCGTGGGCGCGAGGGTGCCGCCTTCGCCACGCCAACCGCCGTCGACGACGAGGTGGCGTGCCGGTTGCCGCCCGATGTGCGGCCCGACTCGCCGGAGGGACGCGTGCTCGCCGTCCTTGCCCGCGGCGCGCAGGGCACCGACGACCTCGTGCGCGCGTGCGCCCTCTCGCCGCGCGACGTGGCCACGGCGCTGTGTCATCTCGAGGTGCATGGCGAGATCGCCTTCGACCCCTCCGGCATGGTGCGGATCGTCTCGCGAACGGCAATGGCGGGACGATGA
- a CDS encoding asparaginase has protein sequence MHSYQLDVIVSRGNAIESRHRVHAAVWDASAGLVGSARDPFLVSPWRSCAKPFQVLPFLETGGFDELVWGDDELALACASHGGEPEHVAIAGRMLQTIGMEEGDLACGPHEPLSRRGARIVREAGYSPTRLHNNCSGKHAAMLARAHVSGWSTHGYERDGHPVQGSALESVARWTGSPRTRSSEPSTAAGSSCSACRWPTWRAPTPCSRRAPHVATSCRRASPARFAPAP, from the coding sequence ATGCACTCCTACCAACTCGACGTCATCGTCAGCCGAGGGAACGCGATCGAATCGCGTCACCGGGTGCACGCGGCGGTGTGGGATGCGTCCGCCGGGCTCGTGGGGAGCGCGCGGGATCCCTTTCTCGTCTCGCCGTGGCGTTCCTGCGCCAAGCCGTTCCAGGTCCTGCCGTTTCTCGAGACCGGCGGTTTCGACGAGTTGGTCTGGGGCGATGACGAACTCGCCCTGGCGTGTGCCTCGCACGGCGGTGAACCGGAGCACGTGGCAATTGCCGGTCGCATGCTGCAGACGATTGGCATGGAAGAAGGGGACCTCGCCTGCGGGCCGCACGAACCGCTGTCGCGCCGCGGTGCGCGTATCGTGCGCGAGGCCGGCTACTCTCCGACGCGCCTGCACAACAACTGCTCGGGGAAGCACGCCGCGATGCTCGCTCGGGCGCACGTCTCGGGGTGGTCGACCCACGGCTACGAGCGCGACGGGCATCCGGTGCAAGGCTCGGCCCTGGAATCGGTGGCGCGCTGGACGGGGTCCCCTCGGACAAGATCGAGCGAGCCATCGACGGCTGCGGGGTCGTCGTGTTCGGCCTGCCGTTGGCCAACATGGCGCGCGCCTACGCCATGCTCGCGGCGAGCGCCACACGTGGCGACGAGCTGCCGTCGCGCATCGCCCGCGCGATTCGCACCCGCCCCATGA
- the hemW gene encoding radical SAM family heme chaperone HemW: MTFRHVYVHVPFCARRCSYCDFSIAVRRVVPVEDFVQALAGELAARFGEPPALSHERTRIDTLYLGGGTPSRLGGDGVVDAIAAVRRYASVDESTEVTIEANPEDVTAAIVAQWVGAGVNRVSLGVQSFDPQVLAWMHRTHDVAAVHAAVDALAAGGIANWSLDLIYALPGEVPRDWARDLDAAIALEPTHLSAYGLTVESGTPLARWRERGAIHDADEERYERDFLLAHERLAAAGFDHYEVSNWGRPSLESRHNSCYWRGVPYLGLGPAAHGFDGDTRRWNEREYVRWLERTRTGSDPMGGSEQLTESQRALEAVYVGLRTSQGVMIALSDALVVDRWIAEGWGSVAEGRLRLTPRGWLRLDALVAALTEHRSRY; encoded by the coding sequence GTGACGTTTCGTCACGTGTATGTGCACGTCCCGTTTTGTGCGCGGCGCTGTTCGTATTGCGACTTCTCCATCGCCGTGCGACGCGTTGTCCCGGTCGAGGACTTCGTGCAGGCCCTGGCCGGTGAACTGGCGGCGCGCTTTGGCGAGCCGCCGGCCCTTTCGCATGAACGCACGCGGATCGACACGCTCTACCTGGGTGGAGGGACGCCGTCCCGACTGGGGGGCGACGGGGTCGTCGACGCCATCGCCGCGGTTCGGCGCTACGCAAGCGTCGACGAGTCGACCGAAGTGACGATCGAGGCGAATCCCGAGGATGTCACCGCCGCGATCGTCGCCCAGTGGGTTGGGGCCGGCGTGAACCGTGTCTCGCTCGGCGTGCAGAGCTTCGATCCGCAGGTGCTCGCGTGGATGCACCGCACGCACGACGTGGCGGCGGTGCACGCCGCCGTGGACGCGCTCGCGGCCGGCGGGATCGCCAATTGGTCGCTCGACCTCATCTACGCGCTTCCGGGCGAAGTGCCGCGCGATTGGGCACGCGATCTGGACGCGGCGATCGCGCTCGAGCCTACACATCTCTCGGCGTACGGACTGACCGTGGAGAGTGGAACCCCGCTCGCGCGCTGGCGGGAGCGGGGGGCGATTCATGACGCCGACGAGGAACGGTACGAACGCGACTTCCTGCTGGCGCACGAGCGTCTGGCGGCGGCGGGGTTCGATCACTACGAGGTCTCGAATTGGGGGCGCCCTTCGCTCGAGTCGCGCCACAATTCGTGCTACTGGCGTGGTGTCCCGTATCTCGGCCTCGGACCGGCGGCCCACGGCTTCGACGGCGACACACGGCGATGGAACGAGCGCGAGTACGTGCGCTGGCTGGAGCGAACCCGCACGGGGAGTGACCCGATGGGCGGCTCGGAACAGCTCACGGAGAGCCAGCGCGCGCTCGAGGCGGTCTACGTCGGCCTCCGCACATCACAGGGAGTGATGATCGCCCTGTCGGACGCGCTCGTGGTCGATCGATGGATCGCGGAGGGGTGGGGCTCCGTCGCCGAGGGGCGACTTCGGCTGACCCCGCGCGGCTGGCTTCGTCTCGATGCGCTCGTTGCTGCCTTGACTGAGCATCGAAGTCGTTACTAG
- the hflX gene encoding GTPase HflX, with protein MTPPVERAILVGAPRKGTQARHHVDEHLEELERLADTAGAQVIGRLTQQIDRPHPGTYLGKGKIDELRQRVSDEAATLVIFDDELSPAQGKNIEELVGKRVMDRAELILDIFATRARSREAKMQVELAQLTYMLPRLTRMWTHLEKFRGGIGMRGPGETQLETDRRLIGHRIRVLKERLAEVQRTREVQRHGRRGEFRAALVGYTNAGKSSILRAMSGSDDIFVEDRLFATLDPLSREVDLGEGQRVVLTDTVGFIRKLPHHLVASFRATLEELHEADLLLHVIDASHPSWEEQREVVDDVIADLGAHEKPMLYVFNKSDNLTPGEVEGLGTRVQHLFPHSVVVSSVAPGGLDPLREVLRERVRRFKPMVELRLGHGDGKLLAELHRTGEVLAQRHTEEGMFVQVRLDEAALGRALRAGASVVGAGTTAGASA; from the coding sequence CTGACTCCCCCTGTCGAGCGCGCGATCCTGGTCGGCGCGCCGCGCAAGGGAACGCAGGCCCGTCATCACGTCGATGAGCACCTCGAGGAACTCGAGCGGCTCGCCGACACCGCGGGCGCCCAGGTGATCGGGAGGCTGACCCAGCAGATCGATCGCCCGCACCCTGGGACGTACCTCGGGAAGGGGAAGATCGACGAGCTGCGCCAGCGCGTCTCGGACGAGGCGGCGACGCTGGTGATCTTCGACGACGAGCTGTCGCCGGCCCAGGGGAAGAACATCGAGGAGCTGGTCGGGAAGCGCGTGATGGATCGCGCCGAGTTGATCCTCGACATCTTCGCCACGCGTGCGCGCTCGCGCGAGGCGAAGATGCAGGTCGAGCTGGCGCAGCTCACCTACATGCTCCCGCGCCTCACGCGCATGTGGACCCACCTGGAGAAGTTCCGCGGCGGTATCGGCATGCGCGGCCCTGGTGAAACGCAGCTGGAGACCGACCGCCGTCTCATCGGCCACCGGATTCGCGTACTCAAGGAGCGATTGGCCGAGGTGCAGCGCACCCGTGAGGTGCAACGCCATGGGCGGCGCGGGGAGTTCCGCGCGGCCCTCGTGGGCTACACCAACGCCGGAAAGTCCTCGATCCTGCGCGCGATGTCGGGGAGCGACGACATCTTCGTCGAGGATCGCCTCTTCGCGACGCTCGACCCGCTCTCGCGCGAGGTCGATCTCGGGGAAGGGCAGCGTGTCGTGCTCACCGACACGGTCGGGTTCATCCGCAAGCTCCCGCACCACCTGGTGGCGTCGTTCCGCGCAACGCTCGAAGAATTGCACGAGGCCGACCTGCTGCTGCACGTGATCGACGCGTCGCACCCCTCGTGGGAGGAACAGCGCGAGGTGGTCGACGACGTCATCGCTGACCTCGGCGCGCACGAGAAGCCGATGCTGTACGTCTTCAACAAGAGCGACAACCTCACGCCGGGCGAGGTCGAGGGGCTGGGGACGCGCGTGCAGCATCTCTTCCCCCACTCCGTCGTGGTGTCGTCGGTCGCACCGGGGGGGCTCGATCCGCTGCGCGAGGTGCTGCGCGAACGCGTGCGTCGATTCAAGCCGATGGTCGAGCTGCGCCTTGGTCATGGCGACGGAAAGCTGCTCGCCGAGCTGCACCGGACGGGCGAGGTCCTGGCGCAGCGCCACACGGAAGAGGGGATGTTCGTCCAGGTTCGACTGGACGAGGCGGCGCTCGGCCGGGCGCTGCGGGCCGGGGCGTCGGTGGTCGGCGCTGGAACAACCGCTGGCGCCAGCGCCTGA
- a CDS encoding D-glycero-beta-D-manno-heptose-7-phosphate kinase: MSTPRPSSPASHVSRARLITLLEQMRRRHVAVVGDAMLDVYLRGDVERISPEAPVPVVRVRDRKYALGGAANVAQNVAAAGAVGTLVAAVGRDEGGERLRRMLREIGSEDGALIPVERPTTTKTRLVARAQQVVRFDEEDDRDLSGDDVAQVLAALDRVLATADALVLEDYNKGVLVPDVIAHAIARALARDIPIVVDPKFRNFFAYRGATIFKPNRRELESALGATVHLDDAGALPATLERLGARHLLLTLGERGMALVSPDGQVQRIPTTAREVYDVVGAGDTVTAYLATALAAGATPMEAAVVANFAAGVEVGKLGAATVTPEEIVEAYDAHANEG, translated from the coding sequence ATGTCGACTCCCCGTCCCAGCTCGCCGGCCTCGCACGTGTCGCGTGCGCGCCTGATCACCCTCCTCGAGCAGATGCGCCGGCGGCACGTTGCCGTGGTGGGCGATGCGATGCTCGACGTCTACCTGCGCGGCGACGTCGAGCGCATCTCACCCGAGGCGCCGGTCCCCGTTGTGCGGGTGCGCGACCGGAAGTACGCCCTTGGCGGGGCGGCCAACGTGGCCCAGAATGTCGCCGCGGCCGGGGCGGTCGGAACGCTGGTCGCCGCCGTGGGGCGCGACGAGGGCGGAGAGCGCCTGCGGCGGATGCTGCGGGAGATCGGGTCGGAGGACGGCGCCCTGATCCCGGTGGAGCGCCCGACGACGACCAAGACGAGACTGGTCGCCCGCGCCCAGCAGGTGGTGCGCTTCGACGAGGAGGACGACCGGGACCTGAGCGGAGACGACGTCGCGCAGGTGCTCGCCGCCCTGGACCGCGTGCTGGCGACCGCCGACGCCCTCGTGCTCGAGGACTACAACAAGGGCGTGCTGGTCCCCGACGTGATCGCGCACGCGATCGCCCGGGCGCTGGCGCGCGACATCCCCATCGTCGTCGACCCCAAGTTCCGCAACTTCTTCGCGTATCGCGGGGCGACGATCTTCAAGCCAAACCGGCGCGAACTGGAGTCGGCGTTAGGCGCGACGGTCCACCTCGACGATGCCGGCGCGCTCCCCGCCACGCTCGAGCGGCTCGGCGCGCGCCACCTGCTGCTCACCCTGGGCGAGCGCGGCATGGCGCTCGTCTCGCCGGACGGCCAGGTGCAACGCATTCCGACCACCGCGCGCGAGGTCTACGACGTGGTGGGGGCGGGCGACACCGTCACCGCCTACCTCGCGACCGCACTGGCCGCGGGGGCCACGCCGATGGAGGCGGCGGTGGTGGCCAACTTCGCCGCCGGGGTGGAAGTCGGGAAGCTGGGGGCGGCGACCGTCACTCCCGAGGAAATCGTCGAGGCGTACGACGCGCACGCCAACGAGGGGTAG
- the gmd gene encoding GDP-mannose 4,6-dehydratase, translating into MPRALITGITGQDGSYLAELLLEKGYEVHGLVRRASTFNRGRIDHLAVGPSHTTGRLHLHYGDMADGSSMRRVVESTMPDEVYNLAAQSHVRVSFDQPEYTADIVATGTLRLLEAVREHIDRTGRQVKFYQAGSSEMFGATAPPQRETTPFHPRSPYAVSKLAAHWFSVNHREAFGMFCCNGILFNHESPRRGESFVTRKISLAVARIATGTQQKLALGNLDARRDWGFAGDYVDAMWRMLQQPWPDDYVVATGESHSVKEFVQAAFAHVNLEWERYVSLDEKYLRPSEVDHLLGDASKAREKLGWSPTVSFEGLVSMMVDADLKVAEREARVGR; encoded by the coding sequence ATGCCAAGAGCACTCATCACCGGGATCACCGGGCAGGACGGCTCGTACCTTGCCGAACTCCTGCTCGAGAAGGGGTACGAGGTCCACGGACTCGTGCGACGCGCGTCCACGTTCAACCGCGGGCGCATCGACCACCTCGCGGTGGGGCCGTCGCACACCACGGGACGGTTGCACCTGCACTACGGCGACATGGCCGACGGCTCGTCGATGCGTCGCGTCGTCGAGTCCACCATGCCCGATGAGGTCTACAACCTGGCGGCGCAGTCGCACGTCCGCGTCTCGTTCGACCAGCCGGAGTACACCGCGGACATCGTGGCCACCGGGACGTTGCGCCTGTTGGAGGCCGTGCGGGAGCACATCGACCGCACCGGACGCCAGGTGAAGTTCTATCAGGCGGGATCGTCGGAGATGTTCGGGGCGACCGCGCCGCCGCAGCGGGAAACCACGCCGTTCCACCCGCGCTCGCCCTACGCGGTGAGCAAGCTCGCCGCGCACTGGTTCTCGGTGAACCACCGCGAGGCGTTCGGGATGTTCTGCTGCAACGGGATCCTGTTCAATCACGAGTCGCCGCGGCGCGGCGAGTCGTTCGTCACGCGGAAGATCTCGCTGGCCGTGGCCCGCATCGCCACCGGGACGCAGCAGAAGCTGGCGTTAGGCAACCTGGATGCACGGCGCGACTGGGGCTTTGCGGGCGACTACGTAGACGCCATGTGGCGGATGCTGCAGCAACCGTGGCCCGACGACTACGTGGTGGCGACCGGCGAGTCCCATTCGGTAAAGGAATTCGTGCAGGCCGCCTTCGCCCACGTGAACCTCGAATGGGAACGCTACGTCTCGCTGGATGAGAAGTACCTGCGCCCGTCGGAAGTCGACCACCTGCTGGGCGACGCGTCGAAGGCGCGCGAGAAGCTGGGGTGGAGTCCGACTGTGAGCTTCGAGGGGCTGGTGTCGATGATGGTCGACGCCGACCTCAAGGTCGCCGAGCGGGAGGCGCGGGTCGGGCGCTGA
- the obgE gene encoding GTPase ObgE: MFIDLVVVRVAAGTGGSGCVSFRREKFYPMGGPDGGDGGRGGDVIVRADRNLATLLDYTYRDQWIAERGQHGSGNNKTGRSADNLVLPVPPGTVIRDHDSGERVGEVVEHGQELVVAKGGRGGKGNAFFATATHQSPREWQPGEEGIARTLELELKLIADVGLVGKPNAGKSTLLSVISAARPKIADYPFTTLQPNLGVVALTDHRTFVVADIPGIIEGAHEGKGLGLQFLRHIERTRLLAFLIPIDAEDWQAEYDQLRHEVEQYSPELAAKPHCVVFTKHDLLGEEYIPEIETPGAFGRYSISAAARQGLDTLKAEWWSQLLEMRKANERATEKAGDAAPSSLDRPDEADHTDAHSSDAADDAVDA; this comes from the coding sequence ATGTTCATTGATCTCGTCGTCGTTCGCGTCGCTGCCGGCACCGGCGGGTCGGGGTGCGTCTCCTTCCGCCGGGAGAAGTTCTACCCGATGGGGGGGCCAGACGGTGGCGACGGAGGGCGCGGGGGCGACGTCATCGTCCGCGCCGATCGCAACCTGGCCACGCTGCTCGACTACACGTATCGCGACCAGTGGATCGCCGAGCGCGGGCAGCACGGCAGCGGGAACAACAAGACCGGGCGCTCCGCCGACAATCTCGTCCTCCCGGTCCCGCCCGGGACCGTCATTCGCGATCACGACTCGGGCGAGCGCGTCGGCGAGGTGGTCGAGCACGGCCAGGAACTCGTCGTCGCCAAGGGGGGACGCGGTGGGAAGGGGAACGCCTTCTTCGCCACCGCCACCCATCAGTCGCCGCGCGAGTGGCAGCCGGGTGAGGAGGGCATCGCCCGCACGCTCGAGTTGGAGCTCAAGCTCATCGCCGACGTCGGGCTGGTAGGAAAGCCCAACGCGGGAAAGTCGACGCTGCTCTCGGTCATCTCGGCGGCCCGCCCGAAGATCGCGGACTACCCGTTCACCACGCTGCAGCCCAATCTCGGCGTCGTGGCCCTGACCGATCATCGCACGTTCGTCGTGGCCGATATCCCGGGGATCATCGAGGGGGCACATGAGGGGAAGGGGCTCGGACTCCAGTTCCTCCGCCACATCGAGCGGACGCGACTCCTCGCCTTCCTGATTCCCATCGACGCCGAGGACTGGCAGGCCGAGTACGATCAGCTCCGTCACGAGGTCGAGCAGTACTCGCCCGAACTGGCGGCCAAGCCGCATTGCGTCGTCTTCACCAAGCACGACTTGCTGGGGGAGGAGTACATCCCCGAGATCGAGACGCCGGGAGCGTTCGGCCGCTACTCGATCAGCGCGGCGGCGCGCCAGGGGCTGGATACGCTCAAGGCCGAGTGGTGGTCGCAGCTGCTCGAGATGCGCAAGGCGAATGAGCGCGCGACGGAGAAGGCGGGCGATGCGGCACCGTCGTCGCTCGACCGCCCGGACGAGGCCGACCACACCGACGCGCATTCCTCTGACGCCGCCGACGACGCTGTCGACGCCTGA
- a CDS encoding asparaginase produces the protein MARAYAMLAASATRGDELPSRIARAIRTRPMIFGGTDRFDSTLVEETSGRVIAKIGAEGIHSAALLDLGIGAVVKVEDGSMRAQFPALLRLLQLHGALPDPLPARLQDFARTRVKNTRGEVVGEVRVVDG, from the coding sequence ATGGCGCGCGCCTACGCCATGCTCGCGGCGAGCGCCACACGTGGCGACGAGCTGCCGTCGCGCATCGCCCGCGCGATTCGCACCCGCCCCATGATCTTCGGCGGAACCGATCGGTTCGACAGTACCCTGGTGGAGGAGACGTCGGGGCGCGTCATCGCCAAGATCGGCGCCGAGGGGATCCACTCGGCGGCGCTGCTCGACCTGGGGATCGGGGCGGTGGTGAAGGTCGAGGACGGGTCGATGCGCGCGCAGTTCCCGGCGCTCCTGCGCCTGCTGCAGCTGCATGGCGCGCTCCCCGATCCGTTGCCGGCGCGCCTGCAGGACTTCGCGCGCACGCGCGTGAAGAACACGCGCGGCGAGGTGGTGGGCGAGGTTCGCGTCGTCGACGGATGA
- a CDS encoding carboxymuconolactone decarboxylase family protein — translation MTQSDGTTGNGMMTPGAGTLPNVAGLDAAHVAMVRLAAAIAGAGEPAVRDALAQALEAVPHEWVEEVILQSYLFAGFPRALNAAREWRRLSGRAAPVTDEGERFDQAAQWSAAGEATCRVVYGATYERLRHNIRALHPALDAWMIVEGYGKVLSRPQLDLRRRELCIVAACAAAGQDRQLHAHLHGALHAGASVEEVTGTLAAVTDYMAPGNPARYRLLLERVVHQDVH, via the coding sequence ATGACGCAATCGGATGGTACGACCGGGAACGGAATGATGACGCCCGGGGCGGGCACGCTGCCTAACGTTGCGGGACTCGACGCCGCGCACGTCGCGATGGTGCGGCTGGCGGCGGCCATCGCCGGGGCCGGCGAGCCGGCCGTGCGCGACGCGCTGGCACAGGCGCTCGAGGCGGTCCCTCACGAGTGGGTGGAGGAAGTGATCCTGCAGTCGTACTTGTTCGCGGGGTTCCCCCGTGCGCTCAATGCCGCGCGCGAATGGCGCCGGTTGTCGGGACGTGCGGCACCGGTCACCGACGAGGGCGAGCGCTTCGACCAGGCGGCGCAGTGGAGCGCGGCGGGGGAGGCAACGTGTCGCGTGGTGTACGGTGCCACCTACGAACGCCTGCGGCACAACATCCGGGCGCTGCACCCGGCGCTGGATGCGTGGATGATCGTCGAGGGTTACGGGAAGGTGCTGTCACGGCCGCAGCTCGACCTGCGGCGCCGCGAACTCTGCATCGTCGCGGCGTGCGCGGCCGCGGGGCAGGACCGTCAGCTGCACGCCCACCTTCACGGGGCGCTCCATGCGGGCGCCAGCGTGGAGGAGGTGACCGGCACGCTGGCCGCCGTCACCGATTACATGGCGCCGGGGAATCCCGCGCGCTACCGCCTACTTCTCGAGCGCGTGGTGCACCAGGATGTTCATTGA